Sequence from the Burkholderia sp. GAS332 genome:
CGAACTTGGTGCCGGTCATGCCGAGGTCGCAGCGCAGCACCCACAGGAGCGGCATATCCGGTTCGGCTTGCACGGCCACTGCCCGGCCGTTGATGTTTAGCGATCCCATGCTTGTCTCCGTCAATCCGATGCGTTTCACGCGAGCCTCAACGGCAACGCGCGCAAGCGCTGGCCGGTCAGCGCGAACACTGCGTTGGCCACCGCCGGCGCGACCGGCGGCACGCCGAGTTCACCGACGCCCTGCGGGTGCAGCTGGCTCGGCATGATGTCGGTTTCGATCACCGGACAATCGTTCATCCGCACAACCGGGAAGTCGAGGAAGTTCTTCTGTGTCACCTGCCCGCCGTCGATGGTGATTTCGTCCTGCAATGCAGTCGACAGGCCGAACACGATTCCGCTCTCCATCTGCTGACGAATCAGGTTTGGATTCACCGGCAGTCCGCAATCGATCACGCAGAACACCCGATGCACGCGAATCTGCTTATTGGCGCCGACGGATACCTCCGCCACCTGCGCGACGACACTGCCGAACGCTTCGTGCAGCGCAACGCCACGCGCCCGCTTGGTGCCATCGGCGGCATGCGTTAGTGGATGTCCCCAATCCGATAAGGCTGCCACGCGCCTTAACACCGCGAGATGGCGCGGATGCTGGGCGAGCAGCGCAGCGCGAAATGCAATCGGGTCCTGGCGTGTGGCTACGGCGAGTTCGTCGGTAAAACCTTCGGTGAAGAACGCCTGGTGCGAATGGCCAACCGAGCGCCAGAATCCAATTGGTACGGGCAATTCGACGATCTTGTGCGCCACGCGTGCGGTGGGCCATTCGTATGGCTGGTCGAACGCGCCCTCGCAGGTGGTTTTGTCGATGGGAACGCGGGGCACGCCGTAGTAACGCGCGAGCGATTCCGGCACGATCGCCTGACTCGCGGACGTGGCATGCCACGCGACCAGCTTGCCGTCTTTGTCGAGGCCAGCCTTGAGCCTCGACACGCACGCCGGACGATAGAAATCGTGGGTGAAATCCTCCGCGCGCGACCAGATTGTTTGCACCGGACGGCCGCCGCCCTCGCGCGCAATCGCCGCGGCTTGCACGATGAAATCGAGTTCGAGGCGGCGCCCGAAGGCACCGCCAAGCAGTTGCGTTTGCACGTCGACCTTGTCGGAGTCGATGTTCAGCACTTTCGCGACGTGTTGCCGCGCGAGGGCCGGAACTTGCGTCGAGACCCAAACGGTGGCCGCGCCGTCCGCGACCTGCACAGTGCAATTGACGGGCTCGACCGCGCCATGCGCGAGATAGGGTGCGTGGTACTCGGCAGTGACGGTTCGCGCCGCGCCGCTCAGTGCAGCATCGACGTCGCCGTGATGGTAGTAAGCGTGGCCGTCGCTATCGTCCAGTGCCTGCGCGAGTTGGGCATCCACGCCTGCGCTCGACAGATTGGCTGCAGCACCGTTATTCCACACCACGTTGACGGCGCTGACTGCGTTCATCGCGCGAAACGCGTTGTCCGCGATCACCGCGACGGCGCCGCTGCCGCCCGCGTAGGGCGCTAACGCGAAGGCTTTGATGAACCCCGGCATCTTCGTGGCAGGCGAGGCGTCGAAATGCGCCACCGTACCGCCTAGCGTGGGGCACATCACGACGCTTGCGTAGATGAGACCGTCGGGTAGCGCGTC
This genomic interval carries:
- a CDS encoding isoquinoline 1-oxidoreductase, beta subunit — encoded protein: MLKRRTFLLGGAGALGALLVGWSVLPPGQRLTPSTPLPVDGNQVAFNGWVKISADNSVTIVMCKAEMGQGIHTGLAMLLAEELDADWSQVRVENSPIDKIYNSVQNVVDDLPFRPDDDSTVKRATVWMTSKLVRDAGTMMTGGSSSMNDLWTPMREAGASARAMLIGAAAAQWKVPPGECRTEGGYVLHASGHKASFGELSTMAAQQPLPRKVALKDPADFKLIGKPMRRIEAASKINGTARFGIDALPDGLIYASVVMCPTLGGTVAHFDASPATKMPGFIKAFALAPYAGGSGAVAVIADNAFRAMNAVSAVNVVWNNGAAANLSSAGVDAQLAQALDDSDGHAYYHHGDVDAALSGAARTVTAEYHAPYLAHGAVEPVNCTVQVADGAATVWVSTQVPALARQHVAKVLNIDSDKVDVQTQLLGGAFGRRLELDFIVQAAAIAREGGGRPVQTIWSRAEDFTHDFYRPACVSRLKAGLDKDGKLVAWHATSASQAIVPESLARYYGVPRVPIDKTTCEGAFDQPYEWPTARVAHKIVELPVPIGFWRSVGHSHQAFFTEGFTDELAVATRQDPIAFRAALLAQHPRHLAVLRRVAALSDWGHPLTHAADGTKRARGVALHEAFGSVVAQVAEVSVGANKQIRVHRVFCVIDCGLPVNPNLIRQQMESGIVFGLSTALQDEITIDGGQVTQKNFLDFPVVRMNDCPVIETDIMPSQLHPQGVGELGVPPVAPAVANAVFALTGQRLRALPLRLA